The following proteins come from a genomic window of Halomarina ordinaria:
- a CDS encoding helix-turn-helix domain-containing protein: MATVVQGRLPAEEFALCETLDSLPDAEFETELIVESGEDAIMPLLWVRGAPTEAVREVLERDPSVRSVDLLVELDDAQFYRMEWVGHVELALELLTNAHATIMNAYGAGDWWYLRVLYPDRDSLGRTTDFCERHGLSFDIDTIREMDGEPAGRFGLTDGQYAALTYAVEQGYYDVPRGCELQDLADHFGLSHQALSERLRRGVKALVEDALLVGAPAPEVATRPGR, encoded by the coding sequence ATGGCAACGGTCGTACAAGGACGCCTGCCGGCGGAGGAGTTCGCCCTCTGCGAGACGCTCGATTCGCTCCCAGACGCCGAGTTCGAGACGGAACTCATCGTCGAGAGCGGTGAAGATGCAATCATGCCCCTCCTCTGGGTCCGCGGGGCACCGACCGAGGCGGTTCGCGAGGTGCTGGAGAGGGACCCGAGCGTCCGGAGCGTCGACCTCCTCGTCGAACTGGACGACGCACAGTTCTACCGCATGGAGTGGGTCGGACACGTCGAACTCGCGCTCGAACTGCTCACGAACGCGCACGCGACCATCATGAACGCGTACGGCGCCGGCGACTGGTGGTACCTCCGCGTGCTCTACCCGGACCGCGACTCGCTGGGTCGGACCACCGACTTCTGCGAGCGCCACGGCCTCTCCTTCGACATCGACACCATCCGGGAGATGGACGGCGAACCCGCGGGCCGGTTCGGTCTCACCGACGGCCAGTACGCCGCGCTCACCTACGCCGTCGAGCAGGGGTACTACGACGTCCCCCGGGGGTGCGAACTCCAGGACCTGGCGGACCACTTCGGTCTGTCACACCAGGCACTCTCCGAGCGCCTCCGTCGCGGGGTGAAGGCGCTCGTCGAGGACGCCCTCCTCGTCGGCGCGCCCGCCCCGGAAGTGGCCACCCGGCCAGGACGGTGA